A window of the Dermacentor variabilis isolate Ectoservices unplaced genomic scaffold, ASM5094787v1 scaffold_12, whole genome shotgun sequence genome harbors these coding sequences:
- the LOC142565801 gene encoding uncharacterized protein LOC142565801 → MFPWAALKRILEEYLASDSRMEQMVNFFSRYGGTDTGRAVSTILQGILTNEAALQFSWKGSQGRKHAFVKLMAITNITFVRSTFPDASLASVAGVAKRWLVGAADRDGGRNERRRRDPASSPPNMN, encoded by the exons ATGTTTCCTTGGGCGGCTCTAAAGCGTATCTTAGAGGAATATTTAGCTTCAGATTCCCGCATGGAACAGATG GTGAACTTTTTTTCCAGATACGGAGGAACGGACACCGGTCGTGCCGTGAGCACTATTCTGCAGGGCAtacttacaaatgaagctgcactgCAGTTCAGCTGGAAAGGGTCgcaggggaggaagcacgccttcGTGAAGCTCATGGCCATCACGAATATAA CATTTGTGAGGAGCACGTTCCCTGACGCTTCACTAGCATCAGTGGCTGGAGTCGCAAAACGCTGGTTGGTTGGAGCAGCTGACAGAGATGGAGGCCGGAATGAAAGAAGGCGCCGTGACCCTGCTTCAAGCCCACCAAATATGAACTAG